A single window of Fusobacterium sp. JB019 DNA harbors:
- a CDS encoding RecX family transcriptional regulator produces the protein MKIIKIQNSKLYFENNISFSIPKKKIYQLNLKEDIFIENDLYLKLLKESALSFSYWLLEKRDYGTKEIEIKLLTKYKEPTIITDIISLLNDRCYLDDSRFAKGFINTHIHWGRKKLEYHLIIKGIDRTIVNNLLNENTSHEFEEIKKRWLQMKNKDNYKKIQTLMRKGFEYQNIKKVIDEL, from the coding sequence TTCTTTTTCAATTCCTAAAAAAAAAATTTATCAACTTAATTTAAAAGAAGATATTTTTATAGAAAATGATTTATATTTAAAACTTTTAAAAGAATCTGCTCTTTCTTTTTCTTACTGGCTACTTGAAAAAAGAGATTACGGAACCAAGGAAATAGAAATAAAACTTTTGACAAAATACAAAGAACCTACTATAATAACAGACATAATCTCTTTATTAAATGACAGGTGTTATTTAGATGATTCACGATTTGCTAAAGGTTTTATTAACACCCATATACATTGGGGAAGAAAAAAATTAGAATACCATTTAATTATAAAAGGTATTGATAGAACTATAGTTAATAATTTACTAAATGAAAATACCTCTCATGAATTTGAAGAAATCAAAAAAAGATGGCTACAAATGAAAAATAAAGATAATTATAAAAAAATTCAAACTCTTATGAGAAAAGGCTTTGAATATCAAAATATTAAAAAAGTTATTGATGAATTATAG